The following nucleotide sequence is from bacterium.
CTTCCCCCGCCCCCCTGGCCCCGTTTTACCGTGGAGGAGCTCTACCTTAAATACGCCGGATGGAACCCGGTAGCCGCCTATAATGCTGAGCGTTTCGAACATGATCTTGTCACCATCATTGAGCCCGCTTTGCCTCGCGACACCCCTGTATTTGTCATCGATTATCCCGCTGCAGCGGCCGCCCTGTCACGGCGAAAACCTTGTCATGAAGCTGTCGCCGAACGCTTTGAGTTGTATATCCATGGCGTCGAGATCACCAATGCATTCAGCGAGCTGACCGATCCCGTCGAACAGCGCTGCAGGTTTGAAGAGTGCGCCCAGAAGCGCAAGGCCATGGGCGCCCCCGCCTACCCCCTCGACGAGGCTTTTCTTGCCGCCCTGGAGCTGGGTATGCCTCCTTCCGGCGGCATGGCGATGGGGATCGACCGCCTGGTCATGGTCCTGCTGGGCACCACCTCACTGGATGAGGTCATCGCCTTCAGAGAAGATGTGAGATCTGAGATGTGAGATGTGAGATGTAAGATGTGAGATGTTAAACGCAAGTGTCACGTCTTACGTCTCACATCTAACGTCTAACGTCTTACGTCTTCCTACGCCACGTGCTGGATCAGTTGCAGCAGACGTGATTTAAGGAGATCCAAGCCTTCGCCTGTCTCGGTAGACACGGGCAGGGGCTTGGTTCTGGTTTTCCTGCGGAAAACCTTCAAGTTTTCAGCCGACTCAGGCAGATCCATCTTGTTCGCGACCACAAGCGTGGAACGGGTCAGAAGCGTCTCATTATACATCTTCAATTCACGGCACACGACCCTGTAATCTTCAACCGGATCGCGCCCCTCGCTACCCGACATATCCACCACAATCGCCAGACAGGTGGCGCGTTCGATATGTCGCAGGAAATCCAAACCCAGCCCGACGCCTTTATGGGCATCTTTGATAATGCCGGGGATGTCCGCCACCCGGTAAGAAGTCGTTTCAAACTCTTCACCCACGATCACGGTCCCAATGATTGGATTAATGGTCGTAAAGGTGTAAGGCCCGATTTTCGGGTGGGCATTACTGATACGGCTCAGGATCGATGATTTACCCGCATTCGGAAACCCGACCAAGCCCACATCGGCCATAAGCTTGACATCCAGCTGGATACGCTTCTCTTCGCCAAGCTCGCCTTCGGTATGTTCATAGGGCGTCTGATGGGTGGAAGTCTGCCAATGGGGATTCCCAAGTCCACCCTTGCCACCCTTGGCCACAATCATTTCCGCCCCGGGCTCGACCAGATCACACAACAATTGGCCGGATACCGCCTCCCGAACTTCAGTACCGCAGGGAACCAGGACAACCAAATCCCCGCCGTTACGGCCATGCATGCGTTTTCCCATGCCATGCTGACCCTTTTCCGCGCGTTGCTCCGGATTGAAAAAAAGCGAGATCAGACTATCGGTGTTGGGATCGGCCTTCAGAATGACATGTCCCCCGCGGCCGCCATCGCCACCATCGGGACCACCTTTGGCAATGTATTTCTCACGCCGAAAGGCAAGGCATCCATTTCCGCCGGTACCGGCCGCGGCCAGGATCACCATCGAATCAATAAATTTACGTGTTTTCATGGTGACTCAAAACAAAAGCCGCGCCCAGTGGACGCGGCCTGCATGAAGCGGATTATTTCAAACTCCACGCTTACGCCGTAGCCTCGGTCGCAACAACGGTTACGGCACGGCCTTCTTTCGCAAATTTCACTTTGCCTTCGACCAAAGAGAACAGCGTGTTATCCCGGCCAAGCTTGACGTTGAGTCCCGCTTTAACCTTGGTTCCGCGCTGCCGCACAATGATGCCACCGGCTTTAATTGATTCGCCGTCATAGGCTTTAACGCCAAGGCGTTGCCCACGGCTATTACGTCCATTTACTCTACTGCCGCCTGCTTTCGACATAAATCAAACTCCTGTTTTTAGCCAATACTGGCCACGCGCAACACGGTCAACTGCTGACGATGACCGACTTTCCGCTTATAACCTTTGCGACGTTTTTTCTTGAACGCCACGACTTTAGGCGCCTTCACGCGCTCCACAATTTCGGCACTTACCTTGGCACCCTTTACAAAAGGGGTTCCCACTGTAAGGGTTTTACCATCAGAGAGCGCCAGCACTGAATCCAAAGTAACCGTGCTACCCGCTTCCCCTTCGAGAAGTTCAACTTTAAGGGTGTCACCGGCCTTCACCAGATACTGTTTCCCGCCTGTTCCAACTACTGCATAGGCATCCATAATATCCATCCTTATCCACGGTACGAAGCCGTTTTCCGGCTCTCTGCTAACAAAAGGTTGGTTATGCTAGGTTCCCACCCCCTAAATGTCAATGTTTCTTTTCTGTTTTTACAAGCCCATATCCCAGTCTCGACATTTACCCCGATATTAGACATATTTCCCCTTACTTATGAGCCGTTCCAAGCTTAACATCATATCAGTTGTCGGGGCGCGTCCCAATTTCATGAAAATCGCTCCATTTGTCCGCGAGCTCAGCCGCTTCCCGGATATTTTCACCCATACCCTCGTGCACACCGGGCAGCATTATGATGTCGCCATGTCGGACTCTTTTTTCAAGGAGCTGAGTATTCCCGCCCCGGATGTGAGTCTCGAAATCGGATCCGGTACTCATGCCGAGCAGGTCGGTAAAACAATGATCGCCTTTGAGAAAGTGATCCAGGCACGGAAACCCGACTGGGTCATCGTCGTAGGTGACGTCAACGCCACTTGTGCCTGTTCCATCACCACTAAAAAAGAGCACATCCGACTGGCCCATATTGAGTCAGGGTTACGTTCGTTTGATCTCGATATGCCGGAAGAAATCAACAGGATGGTCACCGACCGTCTTTCTGACCTCCTCTTCACTACCGATGCCATGGCTGATGCAAACCTTCTAAAGGAGGGCGTACCTGCCGACCGGATCAAACGTGTCGGCAATATCATGATTGATTCGCTGGAAGCCCAGCGGGCGCCAGCGGCGGCGCTGAACCTCCCCACCCTCTGCACCGCTTTTGCCCTACCGGGCGCACATCATCCTGCCCCGCCGCTTAAAGACAACCGGTTCTGTGTTATCACACTGCACCGCCCCTCCAATGTTGACGACCTGAATGTCCTCGCGCCACTGGTAAGTTTTCTTACTGACGAAGTGGCCCCGGTCATCCCCTTGATCTGGCCCGTCCACCCCCGTACCCGCAAAAAGCTGGAGTCCTCCGGGCTGTGGGAGCTACTCCAAAAAGCTCCCGGCATTATCCTCACCCAACCTCTGGGATACCATGAAATGTTGCGGCTCAGCATGGGGGCAAAGGTCATGTTAACGGATAGCGGCGGACTGCAGGAAGAATGCTGTATCTGGGGAACCCCCTGCCTGACGCTCCGTTGGAACACTGAGCGCCCCATTACCTTGCGGGAACATGGGGGCGTCAGCGTCCTGGTCGGAAACGACATCGAGCGCATCCGCGCCGAGTTCAGGGAGGCCGCCGCGCTCCCCAGAGCCCCACACCAGCCCCCCCTATGGGATGGGCATACCGCTGAACGGATTGTTGCCTGTTTCAAAGAATTAAAGTAAAAATCACACATATGTGATCGTATTTGTCACTCTCCCCAGATCAAATCATGAAAATATTTGTTACAGGAACTGCAGGTTTTATCGGAATGCATCTGGCTCATACCCTCCTGAAAGAGGGACACACAGTGGTCGGCCTCGACAATTTCAACGATTACTACCCCGTACAACTCAAACGCGACCGTCATGCCCGATTGACCGGTTTTAACAATTATATGGGTGTTGAGGGCGACCTCTGCGATGCCGCCCTGCTGACAAACCTTTTCAAAGAACACCGCTTCGATGTCGTCTGTAATCTCGCAGCACAAGCCGGAGTTCGTTATTCACTAACCAATCCCTCGGCCTATCAGAAATCAAATTTGGAAGGCTTTCTTAACATCCTGGAAGCCTGCCGCCACGCTAAAACGCCACGCCTTGTCTACGCCTCGAGTTCCAGCGTTTACGGGGGTAACACCAAGCTCCCTTTTAGTGAGAACGATCCCGTGGACTGTCCGGTCAGCCTCTATGCCGCCACAAAAAAAGCCAATGAATTGATGGCACACACCTACACCCATCTTTATGGACTGCAAACAGTCGGCCTCCGCTTTTTCACCGTCTATGGACCTTGGGGCCGCCCCGATATGGCCTACTGGAGTTTCACAAAGGCCATGCTCGCAGGAAAATCCATTCCGGTTTTCAATCACGGCCAGATGCGCCGTGACTTCACCTATATCGATGACATTATTGCCGGCGTGAAGTCAGCACTATTCAGCACCGGACTCGCCCCCTATGAGGTGCTCAATCTGGGAAATCATAACGCTGAAAACCTGATGGACATGATCCGGACTCTGGCCACTACCCTTGGCGTGGAACCTAAAATGGAATTACTCCCCATGCAGCCGGGGGACGTCCCCGCCACCTACGCCGACATTACACTGGCCCAAACCAAGCTGGGCTTCCAGCCGACAACATCAATCGCACAAGGTTTGCCTGAATTTGTCGCGTGGTACCGGGATTATCATTCAATTTCTTAAACTAAGGAGAACTATGAAACACAAAGAAATGCTTATCGAGAAACTGAATAACAAGTCAGCCGTTATTGGTATTGTCGGTTTGGGTTATGTGGGGCTCCCGCTCGTCATCCGCTTCGCGGAAGAAGGCTTCCGGGTAGTGGGCATTGACATTGACGACAGCAAGGTGACCAAACTCAATGCGGGCAAGAGCTACATTGAACATATCCCCGCCAGCGCAATTCTTCAAACACGCAAAGCCGGTTTCCGGGCTACCACCAATTTTGCTGAGGCCAAAAAAGCCGATGCCCTGATTATCTGCGTCCCCACTCCACTCGACGAGCACCGTGAGCCGGATATGAGTTACGTAATTGGAACTGTAGAATCACTGATCCCCAACATCCGGGCAGGCCAGCTTATGTCCCTCGAAAGCACCACCTATCCCGGTACCACGGACGAAGAACTCCTGCCGCGTATTGAGGCGCGTGGATTTACCGTCGGAAAAGATTATTTTCTCACATTTTCCCCCGAACGCGAAGATCCCGGCAATCAGAAATTCAATACCCGGACCATCCCGAAAGTCTGCGGGGGAATTACCCCGACCTGTCTTGAAGTGGGCGTCACTCTCTACGGCTCGATTATTGACCGGGTTGTCCCGGTGAGTTCCACCCGTGTGGCCGAAATGACCAAACTGCTGGAGAACATCCACCGCTCGGTAAATATCGGCCTGGTCAACGAGATGAAAATTGTGGCTGACCGTATGGGAATCGACATCCATGAGGTGATCAATGCTGCCGCCACCAAGCCTTTCGGTTTCGTACCCTATCAACCGGGCCCCGGTTTGGGCGGACACTGCATTCCGATTGATCCGTTCTATCTCACCTGGAAGGCCCGCGAATATGGAGTTCACACACGCTTCATCGAGCTGGCGGGCGAAGTTAACAGCGGTATGCCGGAGTGGGTGATCGGCAAGTTGAATGATGCCCTGAATGATCGAGGCAAATCGGTTAAAGGCAGTAAAGTGCTCGTGCTCGGACTTGCCTATAAAAAAGATGTGGATGATTCCCGGGAATCCCCCTCCTGTATTTTGCTGGAATTACTCCGTAAACGCGGCGCGAAATTTGCCTATTCAGATCCTTATTTCCCCGCTTTCCCCAAAATGCGGGAACATAAATTCGACCTGCAAAGCGTCCCTCTGACCGCCAAGAGCATTGCCTCCTACGATTGCATCCTGCTGGCCACCAACCACACCTCTTTCGATTACAAGATGATTTTGAAGAATGCCAAGTTGATTGTGGACACGCGGGGCGTCTACTTGAAGCCAGCCAAGAATGTGGTCAAGGCTTGACAGTCTGGCGGCCACTCTTTATTCTACGCCCCAATATGTGAATAGTTGATTCGGCATCCCGGAACACGGTGCAAATCCGTGGCGATCCCGTCGCTGTAATCGAGGAGTTGGTTTTTCAGGGAGTACCCCACCACTGGGTCGAGCGGCAAAACCGCATCGGCCCGGGAAGGTTGAAGAACCGGCAATGATCCGAAAGCCAGAAGACCTGCCGAATCATAAATATTTTGGAATCTGATGGAAAAGGGTTCCGACACTCCAGCAGAAGCTGGATTGTCGGAACCCTTTTTTTTTAAACAAATAAAGGAAAAAACATATGAACACACTTGAACATACACTGAAAATAATCCGTCCGGTCGACCACTCCATTACTCCCGCCATACAGGCGCATCTGGATGACCTGACCAAGCCCCAAGGCAGCCTTGGCCGCCTGGAAGAGATTGCCATGCGGTATGCCTTGGCGACGGGCACCGTTAAACCCAAACCCGGCAAATGCCGCATCTATTGCTTTGCAGGGGATCATGGCGTAGCCGCCGAAGGCGTCTCCGCCTTCCCCAAGGAAGTCACTCCGCAAATGGTCTTCAACATGCTGGCGGGCGGGGCCGCCGTCAATGTCTTTGCCCGCCACGCAGGTGCCGAACTGAACGTAGTGGATATGGGTGTTGACGCTGATTTCGCCAATGCCCCCCACCTGCTGCACCACAAGGTGGCGCGCGGTACAGCCAATATGGCGATCGGACCTGCTATGACCAAAGCTCAAACCATTCAGGCACTGGAGACGGGTATTGCGCTGGCCACACAGGCCGCCAGCGAGGGGATCACCCTCTTGGGAACTGGAGAAATGGGTATCGCCAACACCACGCCTGCCACCGCCCTTTTCGCCGCCTATCTGGATCTCAAACCCTCCTCCATCACCGGCCGCGGCACCGGTGTCGATGACGCCCGCCTTCAACATAAAATCAGCGTGATCGAAAAATCCATCGCCATCAACAAGGACTCATTGACCGAGCCTCTCTCCATACTGGCAGCCTTGGGCGGTTTTGAAATCGCTGGCATCGCCGGCCTGGTTCTGGGTGGGGCAGCTAATCGGGTTCCCGTGGTAGTAGATGGCTTCATTTCCACCGCAGGCGCATTGGCGGCCATCAAACTTCAACCTGCCGCAGCCGACTATGTATTCTTCAGCCATCTGTCAGAAGAGGCCGGCCATCGAATTGTCATGAATGCCATCGGGGTGAAGCCTATTCTTGACCTCAATATGCGGCTTGGAGAGGGAACTGGTGGTGCGCTCGCGATGACCATTATTCAGGCTGCCCTCAAAATGATGGCCGAGATGGCCACCTTTAGTTCCGCCCAGGTTAGCGGGAAGGAAGGGTCCTGACTTCGCAATTCGGGCTTCTGTATTTGAATGTAAATCGATATCCTGCAACTCATGAAAACCCTTTTGAAGTTGATGTTGCGGGTGTCGATTAGCCTGATCCTAACTGTTGTCCTGCTGGAGGTTGGCCTGGCGTGGCTTTGCGCCAGTGGGCGCTTAAAAATCGCCAAGCCCTCTTATTGCCTGAGTAATATTGGCTCGCGTTTCTGGGCGGACAGCAACCCCAAATTCGGGGTCTGGCACGACCCCCATTCTTCGTTTAAACACGTTTCCCCTGACTATAACCTAACCTATCACGCAAACGGCCAGGGCATGAGGGATAAGGAGCGTGACCTTAAATCCCACGGGAAAAAGCGCGTGGTCGTTCTAGGGGACTCCTTTGTAGAAGGCTGGGGCGTTGCCTCAGAGAACCGTATGAGTGACCGCCTCGAACGAATTACCGGGCTCGAATGCCTGAATTTCGGAACCTCAGGCTCGTTTGGCCCCACCCAGTATCTGATGCTCTATACCGAACTGGCAAAAACCTTTGAACATGAGGCCCTGATCATCACCATTTTGCCGGACAATGACTTTCTGGATGACGATTATGAGTATGGTCGCATCATGCATGCAGATCGGATCCGCCCTTTTTTCACAGGTACTAAACCAAATTACGAGCTGCTCATCACCAAACCACAAACCCCGGCTCCCAGCTCAAAACTATTGGAGCAAATCCTGCTTAATCTCACTTATACCGGCAATTTGATCAAACATTTCAAAAGCCTATCACGACATCGTCAGGCAACTCTTCCCGCCAACTACGCGGGGTATTTCGACTTTACTTCAGCCCAGTGGGATCGGCTGGAAAAAGTGCTTCAGGAATTCCGGATTGCGGCCCCTTCCATTCCCATACTCGTATTGACCATCCCCTGCGATACCGATATTCAACGGACGGAAAAGCTGGGAGAAGCACCTCTGCCCGCGAAAATGCGAAGCCTCTGCGCCACCTTGGGAATTCAATATCTTGATCTCATGCCAGCCATCAAAGCGACGCCGGAAGGCTGGCAGTCCTGCTACCTGAAAACCGACCGCCACTGGAATGCCCGCGGGAACGAAGTGGCTGCTGAAGAGATCAGTAAGCAGTGGTCAGTTGGCAGTAAGCAGCAGTAACCAGCTAGCAGAATGCAGTGTGCAGAAAGCAGTAAGCTTCTTTCTGGCCCCTGCTCACTGCCAACTGCCTACTGTCCACTGTCCACTGATTTCCGCGGCTTCCCTTTTACGTCTGAGGTATGTTTTTCGGGAAGCAATGAAAGTGTCAGGTCGCCGAATTCGGAATCCACCGTCATCGGGCCATTCTCAAGCGGGGCCAGAAATTCCTTTCCGACTTGGGCAAAGGACTGAGTCTGGGTCAGCTCGATCATGCCCACACGCGGCGGGAGCACTCCAAGTTTGGCTTCGAACAGGTTGACAATCGCCCTTGGATTGATTTTATCGCTCCATCCCACACTCAGCCTGACCCACTGACTCCCCCGTGGCGCAAGACGCAATATAGGCAGGGGATCTTCGTTGGTTTTTGTGCTGGGAACAAGAGCTTCCGCACGCCGTTCGCGCATGGGCTTTGAGTCCGGACGTGGTTGCTTTTTAGGCGCAATGACCGGCAGAATCTTAGGCGCAGCGGCAGGCATAATCTTGGACGTAACCATGGGCGTTAGCTTCGACGCCACCTTTGAGGCCGTGGCCGTCACGGGGGTGGCAGATTTTACAGCCACCGGTCTGGGAATAGACGGCGCCGTATTCACTGGCGGGGTCATGGTAGGCCGCGGGGCAGGTTTGACGGCGGCGGGCGCTACTTTGCCAGCGGTCGGAGCCTCCTCACTGTCGCCGCTTCCACCAGTCGCCATAACAAACAATGCAGCAGCAATATCTGTGGAGGAGAAGCCTTCCTCGAGCAATCGATCCACAAGAGGCATTTGCGAGGCAAACGCAGTTCCCCGCAATACCTTACGCACTTTTTCAATCAGGGCATCGGTTCGTTTTTCCTCAACTTCGCCCATGGTCGGCATCTTGCCGCGAAGAATGCGGGTGCGGGTAAACCGCTCAATAAAGGGGAGTTTGTAAATATCGCGACCTGACACAAAAGTAATGGCCATCCCGCGCTTGCCAGCACGTCCAGTTCGACCAATCCGGTGAACATAGTCCTCTGCATCATAGGGGATATCGTAATTGACCACCAACTCCAGATCATCCACATCGATACCCCGGGCGGCTACATCGGTGGCAACAAGAAATTCGAATTCACACTTCTTGAACTTATTCATCACGCGCGTCCGCTGAACCTGCGGAATTCCGCCATGCAAACGATCGGCCGAAAATCCCTGGGCGAGCAGAGTATCAGTAAGCTCGTCCACCATGCGTTGGGTATTACAGAAGATGATACCCAGACGGAAGCCGTAATAGTCAATCAAGCGCAGCAACGCCGCCACTTTATGAACGTGCTGAACCTCGTAGAACCATTGTTCAACGGTAGACACAGTGGCTGTTTTCTGCTCCATACGGATGGGTTTAGGATCACGCGAATAGCGCTTGATCAGCTCGCGAATAGGCGGCGACATGGTGGCGGAAAAGAATACAGTCTGCCGTTCGGAGGGAGTGGAGTCCAGAATTTTGCCAATATCATCCCGGAAACCCATATCCAGCATACGATCGGCCTCATCCAGAATGACCATGCTTACTTGATCAAGCTTCAGGGTACCGCGATCGATATGATCTAACACCCGCCCCGGTGTTCCGATAACGATCTGGACCCCTTTCCGCAATTCAAACAACTGGCGGTCATAGGAGGCCCCGCCGTAAATGGGCACCGAATGCACACCCCGTTTGTGAAGGGAAAGCTTGTGAACCTCTTCCGCCACCTGGGTTGCGAGTTCACGGGTCGGACATAGAATCAGAATTTGGACCGCACGATTGGCCGCATCCACTTTCTCAATTGCAGGAATGGCAAAAGCCGCTGTTTTCCCAGAACCCGTTTGCGACTGCCCCACGACGTCGTTTCCCGCCATGAGAACAGGTATGGCCGCCGCCTGAATAGGCGAGGGCTCTTCGAACCCCAGGGTTTCAACGGCTTTGAGAATGGCGGGAGATAGCCCGAGGGCTGCGAAAGTAGGCTTTAGAGGTGCATCAATCTTTGTATCCATATTTTTGAATGATAGCGTTTTTGATTTCAAACAAGCGAGACTAATAAAATTAGGATCCAGAAGTCAGAATTCAGTATCCAGTATATAGATCTATTCTGAATCCTGACTACTGCGCAGCAACGCCTTTGATGACATAGCCGCCGGATTTTTCGTCGCGCTCAAGGTCGAAAATTCCACGATCACGAGCTTCATCGAGCAGCTGATTAAAGGAGCGAAATCCGTAGTACGACTCGCTGAAGCCGGGCTTTCGACGCCGGAGTGTCTGCTTGATCATGGAGCCCCAGATCTTTTCCCCTTCACCACGTTCCTCCAACAGGGCCTCATAAGTTGCAACCAGTAGATCAAAAGCCTCGTCTTTCTTATCCTTGGGATCTTTTGAGGCAGCAACAACCGGCGCCTTGGCGGTCGGGGCATCGGCTCTCGCCGGCTTACGTACGACACGGGGCCGGGGCAGGGCGCGCCGCACCAGATCATCGTAGTAGATAAATTCATCACAGTTGGCAATCAACAGTTCGGAGGTTGAGTTTTTAGCCCCCACCCCAATCACGATCTTGTCGTTTTCCCGCAATTTACTCACAAGCGGCGAGAAATCCGAATCCCCACTAATGATGACGAAGGTGTCAACGTGACTTTTCGTGTAGCAAAGATCCAGCGCATCCACCACAAGCCGGATATCGGCGGAGTTTTTACCAGACTGGCGAACATGCGGAATTTCAATTAATTCAAACGAAGCCTCATGCATCAGGCCCTTGAACTCCTTGTATCGACTCCAATCACAATACGCCTTTTTGACCACAATGTTGCCTTTAAGCAGCAGACGCTCGAGCACTTTGCTGATATCAAAGGGCGGGTAGTTCGCATCACGTACCCCCAGGGCTATATTCTCAAAATCACAAAATAGGGCCATACTACGTGTTTCAGCCAACTGGGTCATAAGGCTCATCTCCTTCCGCCTTTACGGCATTACTGTTTTCACCTTACTGCAATCAGATCAGGATTACGATTAAGATTATGATTAAGACTGCGCCCCTGATATAATGGATACATGGCTAATGACTACACAATGATTGATACTCCGGGCGATCTCGGGAAACTTATTGAATACCTATCCGACACCCCCTGCGTGGCTGTTGATACTGAGTTTGTATGGGAACGGACGTTCTACGCTCGACTGGGAATGATCCAACTCGGGACACCTGATGGCACTTGTTTTCTAATTGATACTGTTGCCATATCTGACCTTACCCCTCTGGGAAAAGTATTTACAAACCCGGGTATTGTAAAAATTCTGCATGATGCCCCCCAGGATCTCATGATTCTTCGCCGCGCGACAGGCGGCATCCCGCAAAACATCTTTGACACCCGACTGGCGGCTGGGTTCGCAGGACTAAGCAGTGAGATCTCACTTCAAAATTTACTGGCCAATCTCCTGGATGTCCAATTACCCAAAGGACATACCCGCGCCGACTGGATGGCGCGCCCCTTATCTGGCGAACAATTGGAATATGCCGCAGATGACGTTCGGTACCTACCGCGGGCCGCAACCCTCATGCGGGAAAAAGCCCGGGAGACAGGCGTTGAGTCGTGGCTGAATGAAGAGCTTCAGCTGCTCAATGACCCCATCCTTACAGAAGAGCGGAGTCCGGCGGAAACCTATCGCCGGATTCGCGGATCCGGACGATTAGGCATCCGCAGTCTGGCCGTGTTACGCGAGCTCGCCACTTGGCGGGAGCAGGAAGCCAAATCCGCAGATCTTCCACGTCAGCATGTGGCGGAAGATTCAGAACTGTTATCCCTGGCTTGTATCATGCCGACTCAAATCGCTGACTTCGAGAAATGCCGTGATTTCAAACGCCGGACCGAGGCGCGTTACGGCGAACCCTTACTGGCAGCAGTTCAGCAGGGATTGGCAATACCTGAATCGGAATGCCCTCTTGTATCGGAACCTCCTGATGAGCGAAAAATCGGCAAAGAAAGAATCGCCGTATTGGTGGAGAATATTCGAATATCCGCCGAGGCCAAGCGAGTGGATGCCCGTCTGGTAAGCACCAAGAATGATGTTCTGATGCTGCTGCACGAAGGAACCCTTGCCTTGCCAATGAATCATCGTCTTCTGCGTGGTTGGCGGGCGGAATTGCTTGGCGATAGTCTGACGACGCTCCGGGGAATATAGGCTTCAGAATCCTGAAGCCATGGCCCATAATCTGTTCCCATTTCGGGAACACAAAGCATGGCGATTAAAATTCATATCACATTGTGGTTTATTATGTTGTGACCTGTTTTGCATGTTTCCATTTTGGATATTATGCATGGGATAGAGTATCTTCTCCGTCAAATGATGGATCAGATACTCCAACCCGAAACAAGGGCTGCGCTGCGAAATTGGCTACGCACTAATCGCGCTGCCAAAAACCTCCCTATGCGCACCATTGCCTCCCGTCTCGGAGTGTCTCACTCCTGGGTCGCCAAAACCGAAAATGGTGAACGACGGCTGGAAATTGTCGACTTCGTGAATCTTTGTTTCGCGCTGGGTGTGGATCCATACAAGGGACTCGCCTTGATTATCACCAACTTGTCATCGCATAGCGAAAATAAGTACAGCGCCTTAAAGGCTGCCGACGCTCCAGTCAAATACCGGGTCAAGCGGAAGAAGTAATCCCTGCATTCAACCGCATTCTGATGCAAAAGTCCCATTGATCTTGATTGCCACCTGTAATCATTCTATCCTCGCAATTCATTGGCTCAAGCTATTTGACACCATGAAGAAGCTGGATTAACGATGACAAAAGACAACGGTAAATCCCTCGAGTCCTGGATCTGGGACGCTGCCTGCTCCATCCGCGGCGCCAAAGATGCCGGCAAATA
It contains:
- a CDS encoding amino acid--tRNA ligase-related protein translates to LPPPPWPRFTVEELYLKYAGWNPVAAYNAERFEHDLVTIIEPALPRDTPVFVIDYPAAAAALSRRKPCHEAVAERFELYIHGVEITNAFSELTDPVEQRCRFEECAQKRKAMGAPAYPLDEAFLAALELGMPPSGGMAMGIDRLVMVLLGTTSLDEVIAFREDVRSEM
- the obgE gene encoding GTPase ObgE codes for the protein MKTRKFIDSMVILAAAGTGGNGCLAFRREKYIAKGGPDGGDGGRGGHVILKADPNTDSLISLFFNPEQRAEKGQHGMGKRMHGRNGGDLVVLVPCGTEVREAVSGQLLCDLVEPGAEMIVAKGGKGGLGNPHWQTSTHQTPYEHTEGELGEEKRIQLDVKLMADVGLVGFPNAGKSSILSRISNAHPKIGPYTFTTINPIIGTVIVGEEFETTSYRVADIPGIIKDAHKGVGLGLDFLRHIERATCLAIVVDMSGSEGRDPVEDYRVVCRELKMYNETLLTRSTLVVANKMDLPESAENLKVFRRKTRTKPLPVSTETGEGLDLLKSRLLQLIQHVA
- the rpmA gene encoding 50S ribosomal protein L27, which translates into the protein MSKAGGSRVNGRNSRGQRLGVKAYDGESIKAGGIIVRQRGTKVKAGLNVKLGRDNTLFSLVEGKVKFAKEGRAVTVVATEATA
- the rplU gene encoding 50S ribosomal protein L21, with translation MDAYAVVGTGGKQYLVKAGDTLKVELLEGEAGSTVTLDSVLALSDGKTLTVGTPFVKGAKVSAEIVERVKAPKVVAFKKKRRKGYKRKVGHRQQLTVLRVASIG
- the wecB gene encoding UDP-N-acetylglucosamine 2-epimerase (non-hydrolyzing), which codes for MSRSKLNIISVVGARPNFMKIAPFVRELSRFPDIFTHTLVHTGQHYDVAMSDSFFKELSIPAPDVSLEIGSGTHAEQVGKTMIAFEKVIQARKPDWVIVVGDVNATCACSITTKKEHIRLAHIESGLRSFDLDMPEEINRMVTDRLSDLLFTTDAMADANLLKEGVPADRIKRVGNIMIDSLEAQRAPAAALNLPTLCTAFALPGAHHPAPPLKDNRFCVITLHRPSNVDDLNVLAPLVSFLTDEVAPVIPLIWPVHPRTRKKLESSGLWELLQKAPGIILTQPLGYHEMLRLSMGAKVMLTDSGGLQEECCIWGTPCLTLRWNTERPITLREHGGVSVLVGNDIERIRAEFREAAALPRAPHQPPLWDGHTAERIVACFKELK
- a CDS encoding NAD-dependent epimerase; this encodes MKIFVTGTAGFIGMHLAHTLLKEGHTVVGLDNFNDYYPVQLKRDRHARLTGFNNYMGVEGDLCDAALLTNLFKEHRFDVVCNLAAQAGVRYSLTNPSAYQKSNLEGFLNILEACRHAKTPRLVYASSSSVYGGNTKLPFSENDPVDCPVSLYAATKKANELMAHTYTHLYGLQTVGLRFFTVYGPWGRPDMAYWSFTKAMLAGKSIPVFNHGQMRRDFTYIDDIIAGVKSALFSTGLAPYEVLNLGNHNAENLMDMIRTLATTLGVEPKMELLPMQPGDVPATYADITLAQTKLGFQPTTSIAQGLPEFVAWYRDYHSIS
- a CDS encoding nucleotide sugar dehydrogenase, whose translation is MKHKEMLIEKLNNKSAVIGIVGLGYVGLPLVIRFAEEGFRVVGIDIDDSKVTKLNAGKSYIEHIPASAILQTRKAGFRATTNFAEAKKADALIICVPTPLDEHREPDMSYVIGTVESLIPNIRAGQLMSLESTTYPGTTDEELLPRIEARGFTVGKDYFLTFSPEREDPGNQKFNTRTIPKVCGGITPTCLEVGVTLYGSIIDRVVPVSSTRVAEMTKLLENIHRSVNIGLVNEMKIVADRMGIDIHEVINAAATKPFGFVPYQPGPGLGGHCIPIDPFYLTWKAREYGVHTRFIELAGEVNSGMPEWVIGKLNDALNDRGKSVKGSKVLVLGLAYKKDVDDSRESPSCILLELLRKRGAKFAYSDPYFPAFPKMREHKFDLQSVPLTAKSIASYDCILLATNHTSFDYKMILKNAKLIVDTRGVYLKPAKNVVKA
- the cobT gene encoding nicotinate-nucleotide--dimethylbenzimidazole phosphoribosyltransferase; this encodes MNTLEHTLKIIRPVDHSITPAIQAHLDDLTKPQGSLGRLEEIAMRYALATGTVKPKPGKCRIYCFAGDHGVAAEGVSAFPKEVTPQMVFNMLAGGAAVNVFARHAGAELNVVDMGVDADFANAPHLLHHKVARGTANMAIGPAMTKAQTIQALETGIALATQAASEGITLLGTGEMGIANTTPATALFAAYLDLKPSSITGRGTGVDDARLQHKISVIEKSIAINKDSLTEPLSILAALGGFEIAGIAGLVLGGAANRVPVVVDGFISTAGALAAIKLQPAAADYVFFSHLSEEAGHRIVMNAIGVKPILDLNMRLGEGTGGALAMTIIQAALKMMAEMATFSSAQVSGKEGS